Proteins from a genomic interval of Gavia stellata isolate bGavSte3 chromosome 13, bGavSte3.hap2, whole genome shotgun sequence:
- the LOC132318033 gene encoding mesoderm posterior protein 1-like — protein sequence MALLQDWGCRGPPDPEGYSSSSPAPSPDSCGLSSPATARGPCCGPAAPRLRGGPGGRKGVRGLGPGGPRQSASEREKLRMRRLAQALLRLRHYLPPALAPAGQSLTKIETLRLAIRYIAHLSALLGLSEEVLARRRGVAPQHCPLCPQGLGCCQPPDPRLHSPAPAPQEASPPSTVGWGSPPVVGTPPELHRAAGMGTGAWGSPRYGPTAGTPPEVLGVSDMGTRAWGSPPYIPAMGTPSELYGAVTPNTSSWLSPPHCAGAGAPPDLPGDPLLDAGLMLPELVDAGTVTQELSADLLSLLEALLPPQPQD from the exons ATGGCACTGCTGCAGGACTGGGGCTGCCGCGGACCCCCGGACCCCGAGGGCTACAGCAGCAGCTCGCCCGCACCCTCGCCCGACTCCTGCGGCCTCTCGTCCCCCGCCACTGCCCGGGGACCCTGctgcggccccgccgccccccgcctgCGGGGTGGCCCCGGGGGCAGGAAGGGGGTCCGGGGCCTGGGGCCTGGAGGCCCGCGGCAGAGCGCCAGCGAGCGGGAGAAGCTGCGGATGCGGCGGCTGGCACAGGCGCTGCTGCGGCTGCGGCACTACCTGCCGCCCGCGCTGGCACCTGCGGGGCAGAGCCTGACCAAGATCGAGACCCTGCGCCTCGCCATCCGCTACATCGCCCACCTCTCGGCCCTGCTGGGGCTCAGCGAGGAGGTGCtggcccggcggcggggggtggccccccagcactgccccctctgtccccagggccTGGGGTGCTGCCAGCCTCCGGACCCCCGCCTGCACTCGCCGGCCCCTGCTCCACAGGAGGCTTCGCCCCCCAGCACTGTGGGCTGGGGATCACCTCCTGTAGTGGGGACCCCCCCGGAGCTGCACAGGGCTGctggcatggggacaggggccTGGGGATCACCCCGCTATGGCCCCACtgcggggacccccccagaGGTGCTTGGGGTTTCCGACATGGGGACACGGGCCTGGGGGTCGCCCCCTTACATCCCTGCCATGGGGACACCCTCGGAGCTGTATGGGGCTGTCACCCCCAACACGTCCTCCTGGCTGTCCCCTCCTCACTGTGCAGGGGCAGGGGCCCCCCCGGACCTCCCTGGCGACCCCCTCCTGGACGCAGGGCTGATGCTGCCGGAGTTGGTGGATGCAGGGACAGTCACCCAG GAGCTCTCTGCGGACCTGCTCTCTCTCTTGGAGGCTCTGCTCCCGCCGCAGCCCCAGGACTGA
- the LOC132318034 gene encoding mesoderm posterior protein 2-like, whose translation MAGPPALLLPQGLQHPAGRALLQNQARALTNAASPTPSAKPHGMSPCPLPGRRLGAGGRRGSRGEPGWSRGPGGPRQSASEREKLRMRRLAQALLRLRHYLPPALAPAGQSLTKIETLRLAIRYIAHLSALLGLSEEVLARRRGVAPQHCPLCPQGLGCCQPLDPRLHSPAPAPQEASPPSTVGWGSPPVVGTPPELHRAAGMGTGAWGSPPYGPTAGTPPEVLGVPDMEMDAWGSPPYIPVAGTPLELHGTPGSISGSWSSLLCSLGAVTPLDPPQRRAVAVGTVTPSSCCLEPAALPQPAGAGLTDTGPPGTPAHGSQLPAHRQLHPSTALGGLELILHPRLQGTVAWPCRRAARDGHQGRAPH comes from the exons ATGGCcggacccccagccctgctccttccccagggCCTCCAGCACCCGGCGGGCCGTGCCCTGCTCCAGAACCAGGCCAGGGCCCTCACCAACGCCGCCTCTCCAACTCCTTCTGCGAAGCCCCATGGCATGTCTCCGTGTCCCTTGCCGGGCCGGCGGCtaggggccggggggcggcggggcagcaGGGGTGAGCCAGGGTGGTccagggggccggggggcccgcGGCAGAGCGCCAGCGAGCGGGAGAAGCTGCGGATGCGGCGGCTGGCACAGGCGCTGCTGCGGCTGCGGCACTACCTGCCGCCCGCGCTGGCACCTGCGGGGCAGAGCCTGACCAAGATCGAGACCCTGCGCCTCGCCATCCGCTACATCGCCCACCTCTCGGCCCTGCTGGGGCTCAGCGAGGAGGTGCtggcccggcggcggggggtggccccccagcactgccccctctgtccccagggccTGGGGTGCTGCCAGCCTCTGGACCCCCGCCTGCACTCGCCGGCCCCTGCTCCACAGGAGGCTTCGCCCCCCAGCACTGTGGGCTGGGGATCACCTCCTGTAGTGGGGACCCCCCCGGAGCTGCACAGGGCTGctggcatggggacaggggccTGGGGATCACCCCCCTATGGCCCCACtgcggggacccccccagaGGTGCTTGGGGTTCCTGACATGGAGATGGACGCCTGGGGGTCGCCCCCCTACATCCCTGTGGCAGGGACCCCCCTGGAGCTGCACGGGACCCCTGGCTCCATCTCAGGGTCCTGGTCGTCACTGCTGTGCAGCCTCGGAGCAGTGACCCCGCTGGACCCCCCCCAGAGACGCGCCGTGGCCGTGGGTACCGTGAcaccttcctcctgctgcttggAGCCTGCAGCCCTCCCCCAGCCTGCCGGGGCAGGACTGACGGACACAGGGCCCCCTGGGACCCCCGCGCAtggctcccagctgcctgcgcaCCGCCAG ctgcaccccagcacGGCACTGGGGGGGCTGGAGCTGATCCTGCACCCCCGGCTGCAGGGGACAGTGGCGTGGCCGTGCCGCAGAGCTGCGCGGGATGGACACCAGGGAAGGGCTCCTCATTAA
- the ANPEP gene encoding aminopeptidase N isoform X1, with protein MAAGCDHPLCPSFCRARPVLGRDPGSPGLQPVPAPTLLIPAGAIVSCQFCFPLQRHWVLVLLQGWEAGGWKAHPGGCRCPEPHGRLILHPLTWTNKLRGRERLKAVPAGQRLLCKHRSCSLAMAAGFFISKSVGIVAIVLALGAAATIIALSVVYAQEKNKATDPGTATPPTTTTAASPATTAAPNNPWNRWRLPTTLMPESYEVTLQPFLTPDNNVYLFKGNSSVVFVCMEATDLILIHSNKLNYTMQGSFHTSLQAVNGSSVPAISKTWLEPTTQYLVVQLDGLLQQGQRYRLFSIFTGELADDLAGFYRSEYVDELGTKKVVATTQMQAADARKAFPCFDEPAMKARFTVTLIHPSDHVAISNMPARGTWQQEIDGKSWNVTEFETTPKMSTYLLAFIVSQFSYVQGTSGNVLIRIWGRPKAIAEGQGNYALQVTGPILKFFERHYNTAYPLPKSDQVGLPDFNAGAMENWGLVTYRENSLLFDDTYSSIGNKERVVTVIAHELAHQWFGNLVTLKWWNDLWLNEGFASYVEYLGADSAEPSWRIKDLMVLNEVYTVMATDALTTSHPLSFREDEINTPAQISEVFDSISYSKGASVLRMLSDFLTEDVFKQGLQTYLHTFAYGNTVYTDLWVHLQEAVVKNNVTLPDSISNIMDRWTLQMGFPVVTVNTLDGTVKQNHFLLNRTSVVERPSIFNYTWIVPITWMTRETAGDRYWLTKVSETKEQFKVSSPNWLLLNLDVSGYFRVNYNQENWDQLLAQLSTDHQAIPVINRAQIIDDAFNLARAQYVNVTLALSTTRFLSRETAYMPWEAALNNLHYFQLMFDRSEVFGVMTKYIRKQVTPLFNHYKNITNNWVTIPSGLMDQYNEINAISTACSYGIAECQDLATKFFRQWQQNVTKNPIPPNLRSSIYCSMVATGGEEAWDFLWERFREATVVSEADKLRTALSCSPHPWILNRYLQYTLDPNKIRKQDATATINSIASNVVGQPLAWDFIRGNWRTLFSQYGGGSFSFSRLILSVTQRFSTEFELQQLKQFKEDNQDIGFGSGTRALEQALERTRANIEWVKENQKTVLAWFQGEATSS; from the exons ATGGCCGCTGGCTGTGACCACCCTCTCTGTCCCTCCTTTTGCAGGGCCAGGCCGGTGCTTGGGAGGGACCCTGGGAGTCCTGGCCTGCAGCCCGTGCCCGCTCCCACACTGCTCATCCCCGCTGGTGCAATCGTGAGCTGCCAGTTTTGCTTCCCGCTGCAGCGGCACTGGGTGTTAGTGCTCCTGCAAGGCTGGGAGGCGGGTGGGTGGAAAGCTCATCCTGGGGGCTGTCGCTGCCCCGAGCCTCACGGTCGTTTAATACTTCACCCATTAACTTGGACTAATAAACTTCGTGGGAGAGAGAGGCTAAAAGCCGTGCCAGCCGGGCAGCGCCTCCTTTGCAAGCACCGCTCCTGCAGCCTCGCCATGGCGGCCGGCTTCTTCATCAGCAAGAGTGTGGGCATCGTGGCCATCGTGCTGGCCCTGGGGGCTGCGGCCACCATCATCGCACTCTCGGTGGTGTACGCACAGGAGAAGAACAAGGCAACGGATCCCGGCACTGccaccccccccaccaccaccacggCTGCCTCCCCCGCCACCACTGCTGCCCCCAACAACCCCTGGAACCGGTGGAGGCTGCCAACGACGCTGATGCCGGAGTCCTACGAGGTGACCCTGCAGCCCTTCCTGACGCCCGACAACAACGTGTACCTCTTCAAGGGCAACAGCAGTGTGGTCTTTGTCTGCATGGAAGCCACCGACCTCATCCTCATCCACAGCAACAAGCTGAACTACACGATGCAGGGCTCCTTCCACACCTCGCTGCAGGCAGTGAACGGCTCCAGCGTGCCCGCCATCTCCAAGACGTGGCTGGAGCCCACCACCCAGTACCTGGTGGTGCAGCTGGAtggcctgctgcagcagggccaACGCTACCGGCTCTTCAGCATCTTCACGGGGGAGCTGGCCGACGATCTGGCCGGCTTCTACCGCAGCGAATACGTGGATGAATTGGGCACCAA GAAGGTGGTGGCCACCACGCAGATGCAGGCGGCCGATGCGCGGAAAGCCTTCCCCTGCTTCGACGAGCCGGCCATGAAAGCCAGGTTCACGGTGACGCTGATCCACCCCTCCGACCACGTGGCCATTTCCAACATGCCTGCTAGGG GCACCTGGCAGCAGGAGATTGATGGGAAGAGCTGGAACGTCACCGAGTTCGAGACCACCCCCAAGATGTCCACCTACCTGCTGGCCTTCATAGTCAGCCAGTTCAGCTACGTGCAAGGCACCTCGGGGAACGTGCtg ATCCGCATCTGGGGCCGTCCCAAGGCCATCGCCGAGGGCCAGGGCAACTATGCTCTCCAGGTGACCGGCCCCATCCTCAAATTCTTCGAGAGGCACTACAACACGGCGTACCCGCTGCCCAAGTCCG ACCAGGTCGGCCTCCCCGACTTCAACGCGGGTGCGATGGAGAACTGGGGGCTGGTGACCTACCGGGAGAATTCACTGCTCTTCGATGACACCTACTCCTCCATCGGCAACAAGGAGCGGGTGGTGACTGTCATCGCCCACGAGTTGGCCCACCAG TGGTTCGGGAACCTGGTGACGCTGAAGTGGTGGAACGACCTGTGGCTGAATGAGGGCTTTGCCTCCTATGTGGAGTATCTGGGCGCCGACTCGGCGGAGCCTTCCTGGAGGATT AAAGACCTGATGGTGCTGAACGAGGTGTACACGGTGATGGCGACAGATGCCCTGACCACCTCCCACCCGCTTTCCTTCCGCGAGGACGAGATAAACACCCCGGCCCAGATCAGCGAGGTCTTTGACAGCATCTCCTACAGCAAG GGAGCATCGGTGCTGCGGATGCTCTCCGACTTCCTCACCGAGGACGTGTTcaagcaggggctgcag ACCTACCTTCACACCTTTGCCTACGGAAACACCGTCTACACGGACCTCTGGGTTCATTTGCAAGAG GCTGTCGTGAAGAACAACGTCACACTGCCCGACTCCATCAGCAACATCATGGACCGCTGGACCCTGCAGATGGGCTTCCCCGTGGTGACCGTCAACACCCTCGACGGCACCGTCAAGCAGAACCACTTCCTGCTGAACCGCACCTCTGTGGTGGAGAGACCCTCCATCTTCAA CTACACGTGGATCGTCCCCATCACCTGGATGACGCGTGAGACCGCTGGGGACAGGTACTGGCTGACCAAAGTCTCAG aAACCAAGGAGCAGTTCAAGGTGAGCAGCCCCAACTGGCTCCTGCTGAACCTGGACGTCAGCGGGTACTTCCGCGTCAACTACAACCAGGAGAACTGGGAccagctccttgcccagctCTCCACCGACCACCAG GCCATCCCTGTGATTAACCGTGCCCAGATCATCGATGACGCCTTTAACCTGGCCAG GGCCCAGTACGTCAATGTGACCTTGGCCTTGAGCACCACGCGGTTCCTGAGCCGGGAGACGGCGTACATGCCCTGGGAGGCAGCGCTCAACAACCTCCATTACTTCCAGCTGATGTTCGACCGCAGTGAGGTCTTTGGGGTGATGACG AAATATATACGGAAGCAGGTGACGCCCCTCTTCAACCACTACAAGAACATCACCAATAACTGGGTCACCATCCCCAGTGGCCTGATGGACCA GTACAACGAGATCAATGCCATCAGCACAGCCTGCTCTTATGGCATCGCCGAGTGCCAGGACCTGGCCACCAAATTCTTCCGCCAGTGGCAGCAAAATGTCACCAAGAACCC GATCCCCCCGAACCTGCGCTCCTCCATCTACTGCAGCATGGTGGCCACGGGTGGGGAGGAGGCCTGGGACTTCCTCTGGGAGAGGTTCAGAGAGGCCACCGTCGTGTCTGAGGCTGACAAGCTCCGCACGgccctctcctgcagcccccatCCCTGGATCCTCAACCG GTACCTGCAGTACACCCTCGACCCTAACAAGATCCGGAAGCAGGATGCCACCGCCACCATCAACAGCATCGCCAGCAACGTggtggggcagcccctggcctggGACTTCATCCGCGGCAACTGGAGGACGCTCTTCAGCCA gtACGGGGGtggctccttctccttctcccgGCTGATTTTGTCGGTGACCCAGCGGTTTTCCACGGAGTTTGAGCTGCAGCAG CTGAAGCAGTTCAAGGAAGACAACCAGGACATCGGCTTCGGGTCGGGGACGCGGGCGCTGGAGCAGGCGCTGGAGAGGACCCGTGCCAACATCGAGTGGGTGAAGGAGAACCAGAAGACGGTGCTGGCCTGGTTCCAGGGCGAGGCCACCTCCAGCTAA
- the ANPEP gene encoding aminopeptidase N isoform X2: MAAGFFISKSVGIVAIVLALGAAATIIALSVVYAQEKNKATDPGTATPPTTTTAASPATTAAPNNPWNRWRLPTTLMPESYEVTLQPFLTPDNNVYLFKGNSSVVFVCMEATDLILIHSNKLNYTMQGSFHTSLQAVNGSSVPAISKTWLEPTTQYLVVQLDGLLQQGQRYRLFSIFTGELADDLAGFYRSEYVDELGTKKVVATTQMQAADARKAFPCFDEPAMKARFTVTLIHPSDHVAISNMPARGTWQQEIDGKSWNVTEFETTPKMSTYLLAFIVSQFSYVQGTSGNVLIRIWGRPKAIAEGQGNYALQVTGPILKFFERHYNTAYPLPKSDQVGLPDFNAGAMENWGLVTYRENSLLFDDTYSSIGNKERVVTVIAHELAHQWFGNLVTLKWWNDLWLNEGFASYVEYLGADSAEPSWRIKDLMVLNEVYTVMATDALTTSHPLSFREDEINTPAQISEVFDSISYSKGASVLRMLSDFLTEDVFKQGLQTYLHTFAYGNTVYTDLWVHLQEAVVKNNVTLPDSISNIMDRWTLQMGFPVVTVNTLDGTVKQNHFLLNRTSVVERPSIFNYTWIVPITWMTRETAGDRYWLTKVSETKEQFKVSSPNWLLLNLDVSGYFRVNYNQENWDQLLAQLSTDHQAIPVINRAQIIDDAFNLARAQYVNVTLALSTTRFLSRETAYMPWEAALNNLHYFQLMFDRSEVFGVMTKYIRKQVTPLFNHYKNITNNWVTIPSGLMDQYNEINAISTACSYGIAECQDLATKFFRQWQQNVTKNPIPPNLRSSIYCSMVATGGEEAWDFLWERFREATVVSEADKLRTALSCSPHPWILNRYLQYTLDPNKIRKQDATATINSIASNVVGQPLAWDFIRGNWRTLFSQYGGGSFSFSRLILSVTQRFSTEFELQQLKQFKEDNQDIGFGSGTRALEQALERTRANIEWVKENQKTVLAWFQGEATSS, from the exons ATGGCGGCCGGCTTCTTCATCAGCAAGAGTGTGGGCATCGTGGCCATCGTGCTGGCCCTGGGGGCTGCGGCCACCATCATCGCACTCTCGGTGGTGTACGCACAGGAGAAGAACAAGGCAACGGATCCCGGCACTGccaccccccccaccaccaccacggCTGCCTCCCCCGCCACCACTGCTGCCCCCAACAACCCCTGGAACCGGTGGAGGCTGCCAACGACGCTGATGCCGGAGTCCTACGAGGTGACCCTGCAGCCCTTCCTGACGCCCGACAACAACGTGTACCTCTTCAAGGGCAACAGCAGTGTGGTCTTTGTCTGCATGGAAGCCACCGACCTCATCCTCATCCACAGCAACAAGCTGAACTACACGATGCAGGGCTCCTTCCACACCTCGCTGCAGGCAGTGAACGGCTCCAGCGTGCCCGCCATCTCCAAGACGTGGCTGGAGCCCACCACCCAGTACCTGGTGGTGCAGCTGGAtggcctgctgcagcagggccaACGCTACCGGCTCTTCAGCATCTTCACGGGGGAGCTGGCCGACGATCTGGCCGGCTTCTACCGCAGCGAATACGTGGATGAATTGGGCACCAA GAAGGTGGTGGCCACCACGCAGATGCAGGCGGCCGATGCGCGGAAAGCCTTCCCCTGCTTCGACGAGCCGGCCATGAAAGCCAGGTTCACGGTGACGCTGATCCACCCCTCCGACCACGTGGCCATTTCCAACATGCCTGCTAGGG GCACCTGGCAGCAGGAGATTGATGGGAAGAGCTGGAACGTCACCGAGTTCGAGACCACCCCCAAGATGTCCACCTACCTGCTGGCCTTCATAGTCAGCCAGTTCAGCTACGTGCAAGGCACCTCGGGGAACGTGCtg ATCCGCATCTGGGGCCGTCCCAAGGCCATCGCCGAGGGCCAGGGCAACTATGCTCTCCAGGTGACCGGCCCCATCCTCAAATTCTTCGAGAGGCACTACAACACGGCGTACCCGCTGCCCAAGTCCG ACCAGGTCGGCCTCCCCGACTTCAACGCGGGTGCGATGGAGAACTGGGGGCTGGTGACCTACCGGGAGAATTCACTGCTCTTCGATGACACCTACTCCTCCATCGGCAACAAGGAGCGGGTGGTGACTGTCATCGCCCACGAGTTGGCCCACCAG TGGTTCGGGAACCTGGTGACGCTGAAGTGGTGGAACGACCTGTGGCTGAATGAGGGCTTTGCCTCCTATGTGGAGTATCTGGGCGCCGACTCGGCGGAGCCTTCCTGGAGGATT AAAGACCTGATGGTGCTGAACGAGGTGTACACGGTGATGGCGACAGATGCCCTGACCACCTCCCACCCGCTTTCCTTCCGCGAGGACGAGATAAACACCCCGGCCCAGATCAGCGAGGTCTTTGACAGCATCTCCTACAGCAAG GGAGCATCGGTGCTGCGGATGCTCTCCGACTTCCTCACCGAGGACGTGTTcaagcaggggctgcag ACCTACCTTCACACCTTTGCCTACGGAAACACCGTCTACACGGACCTCTGGGTTCATTTGCAAGAG GCTGTCGTGAAGAACAACGTCACACTGCCCGACTCCATCAGCAACATCATGGACCGCTGGACCCTGCAGATGGGCTTCCCCGTGGTGACCGTCAACACCCTCGACGGCACCGTCAAGCAGAACCACTTCCTGCTGAACCGCACCTCTGTGGTGGAGAGACCCTCCATCTTCAA CTACACGTGGATCGTCCCCATCACCTGGATGACGCGTGAGACCGCTGGGGACAGGTACTGGCTGACCAAAGTCTCAG aAACCAAGGAGCAGTTCAAGGTGAGCAGCCCCAACTGGCTCCTGCTGAACCTGGACGTCAGCGGGTACTTCCGCGTCAACTACAACCAGGAGAACTGGGAccagctccttgcccagctCTCCACCGACCACCAG GCCATCCCTGTGATTAACCGTGCCCAGATCATCGATGACGCCTTTAACCTGGCCAG GGCCCAGTACGTCAATGTGACCTTGGCCTTGAGCACCACGCGGTTCCTGAGCCGGGAGACGGCGTACATGCCCTGGGAGGCAGCGCTCAACAACCTCCATTACTTCCAGCTGATGTTCGACCGCAGTGAGGTCTTTGGGGTGATGACG AAATATATACGGAAGCAGGTGACGCCCCTCTTCAACCACTACAAGAACATCACCAATAACTGGGTCACCATCCCCAGTGGCCTGATGGACCA GTACAACGAGATCAATGCCATCAGCACAGCCTGCTCTTATGGCATCGCCGAGTGCCAGGACCTGGCCACCAAATTCTTCCGCCAGTGGCAGCAAAATGTCACCAAGAACCC GATCCCCCCGAACCTGCGCTCCTCCATCTACTGCAGCATGGTGGCCACGGGTGGGGAGGAGGCCTGGGACTTCCTCTGGGAGAGGTTCAGAGAGGCCACCGTCGTGTCTGAGGCTGACAAGCTCCGCACGgccctctcctgcagcccccatCCCTGGATCCTCAACCG GTACCTGCAGTACACCCTCGACCCTAACAAGATCCGGAAGCAGGATGCCACCGCCACCATCAACAGCATCGCCAGCAACGTggtggggcagcccctggcctggGACTTCATCCGCGGCAACTGGAGGACGCTCTTCAGCCA gtACGGGGGtggctccttctccttctcccgGCTGATTTTGTCGGTGACCCAGCGGTTTTCCACGGAGTTTGAGCTGCAGCAG CTGAAGCAGTTCAAGGAAGACAACCAGGACATCGGCTTCGGGTCGGGGACGCGGGCGCTGGAGCAGGCGCTGGAGAGGACCCGTGCCAACATCGAGTGGGTGAAGGAGAACCAGAAGACGGTGCTGGCCTGGTTCCAGGGCGAGGCCACCTCCAGCTAA